The Polypterus senegalus isolate Bchr_013 unplaced genomic scaffold, ASM1683550v1 scaffold_2247, whole genome shotgun sequence sequence cggtgtgtgtcctgtggtgggctggcaaaatgcctggggtttgtttcctgccttctgacctgtgttggctgggattggctccagcagaccaccgtgaccctgtagttaggatatagcgggatgaattttttatcacatcatgttttaatacaaaaccaTAAGGAACTCAATGAAAATTGATGAAAACTCtcacattttaatgtttgcaatactgtttcaaaataattgatcatgaaaatgttctgtcaatgtttcaaattctgtatgtaaattcaagaaAAATACCTGTTTGTTTTCAAGGACTTAACATTTCCATGGTATTCTTACAGAAATTTTCACTTTCCTCTTCACTGTGTCTGTTCCATGATTTCCaagcaaatgttttaaatgtgaattGAAGAAGTGAAACTTTGACTATCATGATTTCACCCAATTCTTCTGagttaatcaaaacatttttcacaatttgtttctAATGAAGATTTTTATTGTTACCTAAACACATAAATTACTACTCTGAATGATACAGAACCCTCTTCTTCCAGATCATTTATCTCACCAGCACATATGCATCAGCAAAGAGTTTCCCAAATTTCAGGTCCGGTACAACTGATTTTGTTCAATTCAGCCTCAGCCAAACTGAGAAACTTTCTGTGTAAACATTTAAAGGAAGCTTCCATTTCTGATTGAGCTTTGAGAAAACAACTTCATTAAACAACCCTTAAACATATGTTCCACCACGGTACGTCTGAGAAAATTACATGCAGCAAGCTGTAGCAACTTGCCATTCCTTCTGAATCTAATGTGAATTTTTAGCTCTGCTGTCATACTCACATACAAAACATGGCAATATTTGCAATGATTGTCAAAATGATCTAAAATCACATGAAATATGTAATACACATTTTGCAATGAATCTCAGAGCTATAATTTCATGATCTTCTATTGCCCTCATGTAAACATTCAAAGGGAGGCTTTCggagatttttaaaattattattcctGTGCACGTTGCAAGGTATTAGCATCTGCCAGGTAAAGAAAGTTTTCTCTGCTCTTATTCTTTTATACCTTATTGAATTTGCTACCCTACAACAGGCGAAAAGAGAAACGTAATATTAGAGCAAACTTGAACTCAGTGATGGTGAAGGATAACAGTTCCAATCAGTTCCACTAACCCCCACCAAAAAAACCCAATCGCTTAATCAATCGATGAAATAATGTGTACAGAAGCAAGAGTGATTGTTTCATAGTTTTACTGAAAGTGTAAGGGATACCTCCTGTGCTGCTGGAATTCATATATGTGGCGAACAGAAATAATGAATGACTACCTCCATTCTCATCATGGAAAATAATCAGTACATGCCGTTATTGTACAAAGTTGCTTGCTGTTTTTGTTCTCCTCCGTGTAATTTGTTAAAGCCTTTTCTGTCAGAAGTAGCTAAGCACAAATACACTAGCACTAGCAGGGTGAAATGGCGGACGTGTTCGCCTTTCATCCCCCAGGAACGTCAGTTTATTTCTCACCTTTGGCAAACGGTGTAGCAAAATCAATTTCATATTCCAAATATACTGATAAATGGATCGCATAATATCCATTCCTTGGAGTCAAAATTAAGCCGCatggaaattttcaaagtatttgcagaatcgagcaccacttgtctatatacaaaatacttccgtgtcttattaaagaatccttcgatgattgattttagggaaaaaatgtatgtcttttttttctaatgtaagtggtccacatttgctagaatcaggcgcaacgcctaaggattcaccaaaaagggtcaggccatgtgaaaaagagctgtaatgataaaaatctatataaaaataaagaatgaatatagaaattcaaaactgtaaacacctcagaagaacgaaatacctatacttaaaggtaatgtttacacagaagaagaaaatggtatgcgccttgcgtgtactgtacattaagtggctgaggttaactaaggcacgtgcgtacttttttttacagcagagagcaaatgagtctgtgagtcggagggctttgtgggagttttacgtttgtatctgaaaactctaaagcaagtgaACTGCAATTTGTAGGGTGTGTTTTGCGCGAAATTGATTAGGCTTCTATCAGACTTTTGCAAAGCAGCCCTTTGTTGCTGGTGGTTAGCATTTTTCTCAGTGAAAGCAATTAGCTGCATGTTACAGGCCCGTGCTGCGCAACTCCTATTATTCCTCGTACACCGTGAAGAACGAGCGAAGCTTAGCTTCGAGAACAGCACTCGCAAAGCCAGACTTCGCCGGACGCGGTGGCGCGTGTCTGTAATCCTGGCTTCTCGGGAGGCTGAGGTTGAAGGATCGCTTGAGCTCAGGAGCCCTGGGTGGCAGTAGCCTGTGTCGATCGGGTGTCCGAGCTAAGTTCGGCATCGATATGGTGCTCCTGGGGAGCCGGGCTGCCAGGTCGTTTAAGGAGGGGCGAACCGGCCCAGGTCGGAAACGGAGCAGGTCAAAGTCCCCGTGTCGGTCAGTAGCGGGATCGCGCCCGTGAGCAGGCGCTGTGACTCAGCCTGAGTAAGAGAGCGGGACGCAGCCTCTAAATTTTCGTCTTTTTTTCCCTTGGAATCGATCTTCAACAATGTTCATTGTCtgtagaaaataatgcagaattttccccggtaaacggcttgttgtctgttaagcaattccacgtgaaagatttcgcaatttacacttgaagaattatacctgtaaatttttgcgtgcactctgatcctgtactcgttcaagaatacaatatgagaagaaaatgtgccgaatttaccttttaaaactcctatctaccaggtatctgagcttgtaagcaggcagaattcgtgaaagggaacgtatttttccattcttccctgttttaccccagggcaacatcccaaatattgttttcagtgaagttgatttactgatgtaaccgtgagaatatttcaatttcaaccacgaatttttcgaattaaggagtttatgcctcgagtctaggaagctaggcatgaacaatattacctgtcaatatgcatgcatttacgtttctatcaacgtatgtatggaaagaaatatggaaagatctttggattccttgcattgtgtgttttttttaatggtgtttaaccaatggcagcagcattgcgaactgtctgaaaaacgattttctagggagtgtgtttgtgtgtgttgatttgtcagtaaatatgacctgtcgatggaaaattactttcaacgttggtgagaatgtttccttaagcaaaagacagcaaaggtaaaggaaaatgtgttttaattgttagagaaagtaatcattactagagatgtcaaagtcagtcagtcattgtccaacccgctatatcctaacacagggtcacggggtctgctagagccaatcccagccagcacagggatcaaggcaggaacaaaccccggcagggcgccagcccaccgcagaaagaacagacaatgtctcagaaattgtaaacgagatttcattatgttatgaaaaaacttcaacattgaaatatttattcttgtaaatagaaaaggcactagagtgttattggaggtatgtggaagagattgacaaaagtcgacaaggtcgacagcataatatctgttctaaaggtaaagtcaagaaatgaagaactagctaaactgcaaatcatccaagcacatgtttaaatttcaagcaccagagttttgaattttttttcattcctgccctattcttaacatgaacgaatgttaatatgagaagagcaatgagcactcattcgttctgaatactcagttgaacgtagcagcactgtcagagagctgcagccttttgcagcagtcatcaagcaaaagaaggaaaaactggacaaggcacaagatcatatctcagcaaatgcacacactcacttaaGTCAATTTGGCTACGTCAATTCACAAAAACTTAATGTGCATGGACTGGGAGGATACCCACAGGTACAAGGATTGAACACGGATATTCCTTGCAAGCAGAAAACCAGAAGGCCAGCTCCTGTCTCTCTTATTTGAAGTGGCACAGATAGCCAGTGCTCCACCATTCCAACACAGAGGAAGATCAAATAAGTGCATGTTGTAGTTGGGAGGACAGAGGGTTCGACACTGCTGACTGAGAGCTCCTGGTTTGTGGGCAGTAGGAAACCTAGCTTCACcgtcagaaaatattattgtgttttctccaggcacacagtttctttcttttactttttttcattttgttgctgtttgttttctctgttttgaaaaaatcttgccGCTAAGGTACTTCAGCAACTCCATACAGGATGAGCACTCCGTGCGGGCACAGAGCgttccttcttgaccactgctggaaaattcatttctggacaccatgatcccaagatgaattaatcacgagaatttttagtagtgccgatttctttagtcatggatacaatgtactatcaactgtagtttctttCATCTAGTCCCTTAACCCGAGCCAGACCTTGCATCTCTTTCGTACATTTCCCTTTTTATGAACCCATTTCAGGGATGTTACTagtggagctgctgctgttggtaggggctggggtttactgggtgatttggtcctctcttactgcattgtCAACACCGATCTTACCATGCATATAGGAGCccagcacaatatatcaaataccagatatactatttctcaactcggaagaatttaacactgaactcatttgtgaattggaaaatacatatgttccttctagccgactgatccagttttcattaatatcacagggatggctctgcaaatacctacaattttacacttaaggggaaagaaacagcttgcatggagatgacaagtctgcaaattaaactctttgaaaattgttaatgattaatttgatgagtaaatgaaaataatgcaaattatcattggaagtttttcatcacggtggcacagtgggtagcgctgctgcctcgcagttaggagacccgggttcgcttcccgggtccttcgtgtgtggagtttgcatgttctccccgtgtctgcgtgggttccctcctggtgctccgtttttttcccacagtccaaagacatggaagttaggtgcacgggcgattctcaattgtgctcggtgtgtgtcctgtggtgggctggcaaaatgcctggggtttgtttcctgccttctgacctgtgttggctgggattggctccagcagaccaccgtgaccctgtagttaggatatagtgggatgaatttttatcacatcatgttttaatacaaaaccaTAAGGAACTCAATGAAAATTGATGAAAACTCtcacattttaatgtttgcaatactgtttcaaaataattgatcatgaaaatgttctgtcaatgtttcaaattctgtatgtaaattcaagaaAAATACCTGTTTGTTTTCAAGGACTTAACATTTCCATGGTATTCTTACAGAAATTTTCACTTTCCTCTTCACTGTGTCTGTTCCATGATTTCCaagcaaatgttttaaatgtgaattGAAGAAGTGAAACTTTGACTATCATGATTTCACCCAATTCTTCTGagttaatcaaaacatttttcacaatttgtttctAATGAAGATTTTTATTGTTACCTAAACACATAAATTACTACTCTGAATGATACAGAACCCTCTTCTTCCAGATCATTTATCTCACCAGCACATATGCATCAGCAAAGAGTTTCCCAAATTTCAGGTCCGGTACAACTGATTTTGTTCAATTCAGCCTCAGCCAAACTGAGAAACTTTCTGTGTAAACATTTAAAGGAAGCTTCCATTTCTGATTGAGCTTTGAGAAAACAACTTCATTAAACAACCCTTAAACATATGTTCCACCACGGTACGTCTGAGAAAATTACATGCAGCAAGCTGTAGCAACTTGCCATTCCTTCTGAATCTAATGTGAATTTTTAGCTCTGCTGTCATACTCACATACAAAACATGGCAATATTTGCAATGATTGTCAAAATGATCTAAAATCACATGAAATATGTAATACACATTTTGCAATGAATCTCAGAGCTATAATTTCATGATCTTCTATTGCCCTCATGTAAACATTCAAAGGGAGGCTTTcggagatttttttaaaaattattattcctGTGCACGTTGCAAGGTATTAGCATCTGCCAGGTAAAGAAAGTTTTCTCTGCTCTTATTCTTTTATACCTTATTGAATTTGCTACCCTACAACAGGCGAAAAGAGAAACGTAATATTAGAGCAAACTTGAACTCAGTGATGGTGAAGGATAACAGTTCCAATCAGTTCCACTAACCCCCACCAAAAAACCCAATCGCTTAATCAATCGATGAAATAATGTGTACAGAAGCAAGAGTGATTGTTTCATAGTTTTACTGAAAGTGTAAGGGATACCTCCTGTGCTGCTGGAATTCATATATGTGGCGAACAGAAATAATGAATGACTACCTCCATTCTCATCATGGAAAATAATCAGTACATGCCGTTATTGTAGAAAGTTGCTTGCTGTTTTGTTCTCCTCCGTGTAATTTGTTAAAGCCTTTTCTGTCAGAAGTAGCTAAGCACAAATACACTAGCACTAGCAGGGTGAAATGGCGGACGTGTTCGCCTTTCATCCCGCAGGAACGTCAGTTTATTTCTCACCTTTGGCAAACGGTGTAGCAAAATCAATTTCATATTCCAAATATACTGATAAATGGATCGCATAATATCCATTCCTTGGAGTCAAAATTAAGCCGCatggaaattttcaaagtatttgcagaatcgagcaccacttgtctatatacaaaatacttccgtgtcttattaaagaatccttcgatgattgattttagggaaaaaatgtatgtcttttttttctaatgtaagtggtccacatttgctagaatcaggcgcaacgcctaaggattcaccaaaaaagggtcaggccatgtgaaaaaagagctgtaatgataaaaaatctatataaaaaataaagaatgaatatagaaattcaaaactgtaaacacctcagaagaacGAAATACCTATACTTAAAGGTACACTGTAAAATAAGCAGTGTTAACATAACACTTAAAGAGTTATTTTTAACACTTCTTTGGAGCACATATGGTCCCAATCCATCGAGAGTAAAAATAACACTGACTGTAGTGTAGAacttatagtgtaaataaagcacCATAAAGTGTTAAAAACAGCACTGAGAGAGTATTTATTTACACTTGTTATTGTACTATAAGTTTAACACTGTGGGGCACGTAACACCTCTGGTGTTATTTTTACTTAGATTACTCTGTTAAGTGTTATTCATAGTGTTCTTATTTGGTGCAAAATATGTATTAACAAATAcattctaatatttaaaaaattctttacaCAGATGTaaacattcaaatgtttatttacaaaatgggcAAAGTGGCTAATTTAAAACATGTACAGTTCCATGTCataaaattacatataaaatgataaaatataaaaacataaatcttgaaataaaacctgcattGACAGCTAAGTGTTAACAAGACTGCAGTAAGGTACAACAAACCAAAAGAAATTATCAGACCCATAAGACATTTGCATATCAAAAGGTTTGTAATAAATTAGTTCAGTGACATTGAACACTTTCAAGGATTCAGTGTCTTGGTTCAATTCTGTAGGCATAACGATGATCATCAAAGCAAACAGTTTTGAGCGGTGATGCAACCAGTACCACAAATTCATTTCTAACAACAATATCTTTGATTTTATAAAACACTGGCAAATCAATGTCTACTTCACCACAAATAATTAAACCAGAACGGTATTCAGTTCCATTATGCTTCACCCATTTAACTGAGAGAACATATGTTTGAGGAGGAATATTCAACTTGGACGCAATTTGGTCATTTTCACTTAAGTCACAGAGAGAAACCGTCTTTCCTGGTCCAAGTACTATTCTGTCATGATTGAAGGTTGTTTGTATGAAGGTGTACATGTTGTGAAGCACCTTATTGTACGAGGCACCAAACACAAAGTGGGCTTTGAATAGTTCATCAAAGGCAGCAAGACCACTCACTGACTTGCATGGTATGGCTTTTTTGTCGAGGATGATGTAGTATCCATGAATGCTGCTTTTCTTTGTCCCGACAGCAAGCAGGTAGGGCTGGGTGCTCTCCTTAATTGAATCAAGATGTTCCTGTATGTTAGTCCCtgcctaaaaataaaacaaaagacaatccTTAACAACGCTCCAATTGCTTGTTTCTACATTAGTTTTACAATGAATACAACTGGGTTGAAGTTGAAGCAGACAGGTCATACAGAAAATGCCAAATTTACCTTTTTGAAGATCACAATGTATTTCTCAGCTTGAGATGCCGACATTTTCCCAGGTCTCTTGCGACCTTGTGCTGATGGAGGAATTAGGTGAAGTAAAAGAAGAATCAAAGCAAGACCACTACCCCATCCTAAGAGATATGGTTATTTTAGGGGGGAATAAACAATTAGTAAGGTACATAAATATGTTATTAACTTGTTAAAAAACAGCTTACCATCTTCATCTGATTCAGTGTCCACAGCTGATTCTGCACAGTGAATCAGGTCCTGAAGTTCTTGGGAGGAGTTAAGCCCCTTGCTCTGCTGAATGACTTTCTGCATGAATGTAGTTGGCCACCTCTCTAAAAATTTAGCTGCTGTCTTTTTAccaaaaagacaagcaaaatccAACTCAATCTGTAAAACCCaccaaagcagaaaaaaagcaacTAAGTGCAAATTTATTATCTTTACAATAAATAGTCAAACTTTAAATCCCCACAGATATCATCTATTGTCCTTATTTCACAGAAAAATAATCTAAATCACATTAATAACTCAAATGTTCTTACCAGGCCCTTGATATCCAAATAACGTGGAAATTCAGTTAGCACATCAGTGCATCTGCTTGGGTCATGAATTATCTTGCGACGATACTGAAATGTCTCCCTCATCTTGACCTTTACTGTCGCCTCCTCTGAAGTATGCATCATAAGAGAAACAGCTTCCCTATACTGTTCTTCGGTTAGGATAACTTCTGTGCTGGATGAAGCTTCTCTCTGAGCAGATGGGCCACCACTAAAAGACTGGGGGACACATCTACGGGTCTCTAATGGTGCACTGTTCCTCTGAATGTTCTTAATTTTCCATGACAAGTACCCTTGTCCACTTTGAGGGTCAtaataatgttccttaaaaaaatgtttaaagtaaaacaagACATCCATCTACCACATAATTATttaactaatttaattaattgaCTTACATATCCAAGCTTTGCATATGGATCCCTAAGATATGGAAACATGGCAATGATTCCTTGAGCATACAGTTCTCTTACTTGTTTGGGTGGAGATGAGCTGTAATATTATAGAGAAACAATCATATATGaattgaaatgtaaataattaaatgttattaacttttaaaattcacttttccCAGCAGTtaacacattacactttataaaaTTGCATCAACAAGATGAGAATTTGAGTGTCACAGGCATTTGCTACAGAAGAAATGTCACATTAAATTTTGTCCTGACACCTTTGTAAAAGTGCTCGTTCAccaaaaattcagttttgtatttttccacacctGGAAGATCTTTATAAATTTTTGATTGCATCCAAGAGCTTTCTAAACCCTATAAACAGAAACGTGACTACAACTTTCAAGATCTGTGTCTTGCATGACCCATGTAATGTAGTATAACCATTGTGATAATATTCCATGTGGCTATAGTGGTTCAACCTAAACTTCATGAAACTTTAAATCCTTAGTGTGTGTAAAAACAgactattaatattgttattttttgcacAAACTACTTTTCTTGCTCTATAATAACCATTATAGTCATTCTTGGCTTTGAAGTGGCAGTTGTTTTTCCTGTCTATGAGGGTGACTTTATCACAAATATGttcatttgttttctgaacaTGAGAAAGATCTTACTCTGTGGAATGACACAGAGTTGAGTAATTAATGAAAGAATTAGCATTTTCATTGAATTAACCTTTTAATGACCTTAATGATCTTTTAAAAATCATGTCCTTTAACAAATTTTGCTTTGGGCTAGGAAATCATGACCACTGGAAtaaagaatacttaaaatacaagtTACCTGTGCTTTTCAGTCATATCTGCAGTAAGAATATTGACCATCTTTCTCCTGTTGCTGTCAGACAAGCATTTGGTTTTGTTGTACTCTCTGATGATTCCATCCCCACCAGGTTTAGTCTGCAGAATTTTTTTGACCATCTGCAAAGTTACAAAGCACAATAAACAACCCATGTCAGAAAACATTCTGTGAACATGATTGTGTAGTCACATTGTGATTCTGCACCTGGATCAAATCTCCAACGCATGAATTTGGTAAACTCGACTTAACTTTTGCACTTTAGTTTCATGCATTAACACAAATGACACAGTGTGATATTGTCAGAAA is a genomic window containing:
- the LOC120522481 gene encoding uncharacterized protein LOC120522481 isoform X2; the protein is MLVKVKFRSEQKYVKVSHSDLKLSDFLDEAFVKFGISVSNRPEARLYDESGTEIDEDVFEDILKQPNLGVFQILLPDSSNELTHVPPVPSEESSAEISSNESDDTILLSDDSPTRKRRAEDEAGIMVKKILQTKPGGDGIIREYNKTKCLSDSNRRKMVNILTADMTEKHSSSPPKQVRELYAQGIIAMFPYLRDPYAKLGYEHYYDPQSGQGYLSWKIKNIQRNSAPLETRRCVPQSFSGGPSAQREASSSTEVILTEEQYREAVSLMMHTSEEATVKVKMRETFQYRRKIIHDPSRCTDVLTEFPRYLDIKGLIELDFACLFGKKTAAKFLERWPTTFMQKVIQQSKGLNSSQELQDLIHCAESAVDTESDEDAQGRKRPGKMSASQAEKYIVIFKKAGTNIQEHLDSIKESTQPYLLAVGTKKSSIHGYYIILDKKAIPCKSVSGLAAFDELFKAHFVFGASYNKVLHNMYTFIQTTFNHDRIVLGPGKTVSLCDLSENDQIASKLNIPPQTYVLSVKWVKHNGTEYRSGLIICGEVDIDLPVFYKIKDIVVRNEFVVLVASPLKTVCFDDHRYAYRIEPRH
- the LOC120522481 gene encoding uncharacterized protein LOC120522481 isoform X3 — protein: MVKKILQTKPGGDGIIREYNKTKCLSDSNRRKMVNILTADMTEKHSSSPPKQVRELYAQGIIAMFPYLRDPYAKLGYEHYYDPQSGQGYLSWKIKNIQRNSAPLETRRCVPQSFSGGPSAQREASSSTEVILTEEQYREAVSLMMHTSEEATVKVKMRETFQYRRKIIHDPSRCTDVLTEFPRYLDIKGLIELDFACLFGKKTAAKFLERWPTTFMQKVIQQSKGLNSSQELQDLIHCAESAVDTESDEDGWGSGLALILLLLHLIPPSAQGRKRPGKMSASQAEKYIVIFKKAGTNIQEHLDSIKESTQPYLLAVGTKKSSIHGYYIILDKKAIPCKSVSGLAAFDELFKAHFVFGASYNKVLHNMYTFIQTTFNHDRIVLGPGKTVSLCDLSENDQIASKLNIPPQTYVLSVKWVKHNGTEYRSGLIICGEVDIDLPVFYKIKDIVVRNEFVVLVASPLKTVCFDDHRYAYRIEPRH
- the LOC120522481 gene encoding uncharacterized protein LOC120522481 isoform X1 gives rise to the protein MLVKVKFRSEQKYVKVSHSDLKLSDFLDEAFVKFGISVSNRPEARLYDESGTEIDEDVFEDILKQPNLGVFQILLPDSSNELTHVPPVPSEESSAEISSNESDDTILLSDDSPTRKRRAEDEAGIMVKKILQTKPGGDGIIREYNKTKCLSDSNRRKMVNILTADMTEKHSSSPPKQVRELYAQGIIAMFPYLRDPYAKLGYEHYYDPQSGQGYLSWKIKNIQRNSAPLETRRCVPQSFSGGPSAQREASSSTEVILTEEQYREAVSLMMHTSEEATVKVKMRETFQYRRKIIHDPSRCTDVLTEFPRYLDIKGLIELDFACLFGKKTAAKFLERWPTTFMQKVIQQSKGLNSSQELQDLIHCAESAVDTESDEDGWGSGLALILLLLHLIPPSAQGRKRPGKMSASQAEKYIVIFKKAGTNIQEHLDSIKESTQPYLLAVGTKKSSIHGYYIILDKKAIPCKSVSGLAAFDELFKAHFVFGASYNKVLHNMYTFIQTTFNHDRIVLGPGKTVSLCDLSENDQIASKLNIPPQTYVLSVKWVKHNGTEYRSGLIICGEVDIDLPVFYKIKDIVVRNEFVVLVASPLKTVCFDDHRYAYRIEPRH